The Flavobacterium faecale genomic sequence GCTCAACATTCTCCATGCCACAACTTGTACGGCAGTATGCTCACTCCACATACTATCGTTAAGGCATCTCCAATGATTTAAATCTTCGTTTCCTGGGTTTTCTATTTGATCAATACAAGTAGCACAAGCAAATATATTTTCATCCAAGCCCCCTCTTTGAGTTGGTAGAACGGTATATACTTTCAGGTTTTCGGTTGCGGTACAAAGTTCGCATTGTGACCCACTTCGTTTGTTTAATTCTCTTTCGATGCTCATTTTTTTGTTTTAAGAGGCTAAATTATTTTTAATTCGCCTTGTTTATTTTTGAATAGGATATTATTTTTTGGCTACAACAACCGCTTTTGGTACCAATTTTTGATATTCTCCTTTATTTCGAATAACATCACGTACGATACTTGAGCTTATGTAGGATGTACTTGCAGCAGTAAGTAGAAAAACAGTCTCGATTTTTGACAAATGTCTGTTGGTGTGTGCAATGGCTTTTTCGAATTCAAAATCTGCCGGATTACGCAAACCACGTAATATAAAATCAGCATTGAATTTTTGACAAAGTTCGATCGTTAAGCCTTCATAGGTAATAACAGAGATTTTTGGTTCATTTTTAAATGTTTCTTCTATAAAGCGTTTGCGCTCGTCTAGACTAAACATGTATTTTTTTTCTGCATTGACACCAATTGCGATGATTATTTCATCAAAAAGCGGAATAGCTCTTTTGATGATGTCTTCGTGACCAAGTGTAATTGGGTCAAAGGAACCGGGGAATATAGCTTTTCTCATTGTTTTCTTTTTAGTACTATTTATGATGGAAAAAATGCTCTTTTTAGGATCTTCTAATAGTTTTAATTGCGGGAACCCATTCTTTCTTGAGACAATTATCACAAGTTCCACCAGCAACGGTTAATTCTTGAATGTTACCGCAAAAGCTACAAGCATAAGTACCATTTTTTGGAATCACTTCTGATTTTTGACTGAAAATTTGTGGCAAAATAGGCAATCCATATTTTACATCCTCATCGGCATAATAAAAAGTGCTTATTTCGCCATTGGTCTCAATGTAAGCATTCTTAATCTGTCCTAAATGTTCAATAGATTTCAGGCGAAGTTCTAAAAAAAATTCGTCTTGTGCTAAGTTTTCCTTTTTAAAACGGTGAATTGAAAATTCTCCTTCATCAATAATGCATTGGGTTTTGCCTTCTACAAATTGTTCAAACTTTGGACTTTTGGCCGTAAGCCAAATAATTATCTTGTAATAGATTGTTATGACAATGATTACGGCAATTGCAGGTAATAGTCCAACATCATCATATAGCATAGGATCGCCTGCGGCAGAACCTAAGCTGATGATGATTACCATCTCAAATACAGACAGTTGTTTTACACCTCTTTTTCCTGTTAGCTTCAAGGCCAATAGTAAAATGGTAAACATTACTATGGTTCGAAATGAAACCTCAATTAAAAAATTGGGAGATAGATCATTTAATAATATTCTTTTCCATTCTATCATTTCTCTGAAGTCATTAATTACTGTAAAGCAATTTCAATCGCATTTCCGAACAAATCTTGTAATGAGATACCTGCTGCTGCAGCTTGCTGTGGCAGTAAACTTTCGTTGGTCATTCCCGGAATTGTGTTCATTTCGAGCATGAAGGGTTCGTCGTTTACGATGATAAATTCAGAACGAGAGAAACCTTTCATTTTTAAGACTTCGTAGGCGCGCTTGGCTATGGCTCCAACTTTTTCGGTCAATTCATCTGAAATTCTCGCAGGTGTAATTTCTTGTGATTTCCCTAAATATTTGGCTTCGTAATCAAAGAAATCATTTTCAGAAACGATTTCGGTCATTGGTAAAACAGTTACTTTTCCTTTATAGTTGATAACGCCCACAGAAACTTCGGTTCCGTCAAGGAAACTTTCGATAATGATTTCGTTATCTTCTTTGTATGCGGTTTCAATTGCAGTAGGCAAATCTTCAAGGGCATGTACTTTTGAAATTCCGAAGCTAGAACCTGCTTTGTTTGGTTTTACAAAACAAGGTAAACCCACTTTTGAGATAATTTCGTCAATATTGATTTCGTCACCCAAGTTCAGGTAGTAAGAAATCGCTGTTTGTATTCCGTAAGGTTTTAAAACAGATAATAAATCCCTTTTATTGAATGTCAGTGCTGCTTGGTAATAATCGCAAGCCGTTTGTGGCATGCCGATTAACTCAAAGTAGGCTTGCATCAATCCGTCTTCACCCGGCGTACCATGGATGGCATTGAATACGCAGTCAAAAGTGATTTTTTTTCCGTCTACAGTGCTCGAAAAATCGTTTTTGTCTATTGGGTATTCTCTATCATCTGCATCGACATAGACCCATTTGTCTTTAAATATATGAACGCAGAAAGGGTTGTATTTTTTATAATCTAAGTTTTGGTAGACTACGTTTCCGCTTATAAGTGAGATTTTGTATTCGCTAGAATAACCGCCCATGATGATGGCAATGTTTTTCATATATTGAAGTTTTTACTTTTGTAGAATGAAATTTGATTGTTCTCTATTAATAAAATGTTGATGAATGATATGTGTTTCTAACCCCGATAGCAGCAAAAATCCTTGTGAGGGAAGGCTTTATGCCCCATAAAATTGTAGCGTCCCGACGCTTCGGGAGGTGAATTAGCTCCTAAATAAAGCAATTACCTTTTTGATAAACAAAATTATCATTTTTTTTGGAACGAAATAGCTATATCTTTGCAGTATTATAAAAAATAATTTATGAGTTTACGTAAATACCTTGTTAGTCGTGTGTTTTTTGTTCAAGCTTTTTTGGCTGTTTTGACAATTGCAGTTTTGGGTTATCTGTTAATGCATTGGTTGACCTTTACTACGGATCACGGAAATGAAATTACAGTTCCGAATTTGAGCAAATTGACAGAGGAGCAAGTAGAAGAGAAGTTGGATGAGTTGGACTTGGCCTATGTGGTTTTGGACAGTGTAGATTTTAGAAGTGATTTTCCGAAATACAGTGTTGTACAACAAGATCCTTTGCCTGGAGCGAAAGTAAAGGTGGGGAGAAAGGTGTATATCAAGATTAATTCTTCAGGATTTTCATCGGTTAAAATTCCTGATTTAATTGAGAAAACATATCGTGAAGCTGTGCCTACACTAAGAGCTTTGGGTCTTGAGGAAGGAACCGTGACTTACATACCAAATTTAGGAAAAGATATGGTGCTGGAAATGCGTTGCAAAGGACGTAATATAAGCCCAGGAGATAAAGTTTTGAAGGGATCTAAAATTGATTTGGTTTTGGGCGACGGAAAAGCAAGTTACGAAGAAAGTATACCAACGGACACCATTGCGAGTCCAACAGATGAAATGCCAAATGAACAATAATACAGAGTCGGTTGACTTAGAAGAAGAATTATTCGAACACTTTAGATTTGAAGTGCCGAAGGGACAAACAATTTTGCGTGTCGATAAATATTTGATGGGATTGATCCAAAATGCAACTCGAAATAAAATTCAGAATGCAGCTACGGAAGGAAACATTTTTGCGAATGATATTCCGGTGAAATCAAATTATAAAGTAAAACCATTTGATGTGATAACTGTAATGTTAACGCATCCACCGTTTGAAAATCATGTTTTGCCAGAGAATATTCCGTTGAATATTGTCTATGAAGATGCAGCTTTGTTACTAGTAAACAAAGAACCAGGTTTGGTAGTGCATCCGGGTCATGGTAATTACACAGGTACGTTGGTGAACGCATTGGCGTATCATTTTGAGAATTTGCCAATGAATAGTAGCGAACGTCCAGGATTGGTACACCGTATTGATAAGGATACCTCAGGTTTGCTTGTAATTGCAAAAACAGAGGCGGCAATGACGCATTTGGCTAAGCAATTTGAGGCTAAAACAACCGAGAGAGAATATGTTGCCCTTGTTTGGGGGAATATTGACGAAGAAGGAGGTACTATCGAAGGGAATCTAGCTAGACATTTGAAAGACCGTATGCAAATGGCTGTTTTTGCAGATCCTGAAGTAGGAAAACCTGCGATTACGCACTACAAAGTGTTGGAGCGTTTTGGTTATGTTACTTTAGTGTCTTGTGTGTTAGAGACCGGACGTACGCACCAAATACGTGCTCATATGAAGCATATTGGTCATCCAATTTTTAATGATGAGCGTTATGGTGGTCACTTAATTTTAAAGGGAACTACATTTACTAAGTACAAACAGTTTATCGATAATTGTTTTAAAGTGTTACCAAGACAAGCATTACACGCTAAAACACTTGGCTTTGTGCATCCTACAACAAAGGAGAATATGCGATTTGATACTGAATTGCCACAAGATTTTCAAGATTGTATTGATAAATGGAGAGGATATTCTAAATCACATACTATAGAAGACGAGGAATAATTTTCGTTCTCTACCAATAAAAAAGGTTAATTGCTTATTTCAGTAAGCAGTTAACCTTTTTTTTTATCGTTTGAGACTGAAGTGACCTTTGGATATTCTGCCATCAGGGAGTTGCACAGTATACCAATAATCGGTAGCAGGTAGTGGTCGTTTAAGGTACAAGCCATCCCAACCTTGATCTAGTGGATTAAGTCTTTTTAAGTATTTACCATAGCGGTCGTATATTGTAATTTGTATGTTGGCATTGATGCTTGGATCGACGCCTTGAATGTTCCAGTAATCATTAAAACCGTCACCGTTGGGTGTGAAAAATTGTGGAGCGCCAAGAACATAAATGATTTGGCTATCAAAGCCACAATCATTACTGTCTTTTACAAAAACCTCATATTGCCCTGCTGGTACTGAACTAAAGGAACCAGAATCTTGAAACGGACCTTGACTACCATTGATACTAAATAGATTTTGTGGCGACTCATTTTGCAGCTTTATTGAGATCGAATTTGGCTCAGATAAATCTTTAATGATTATCGATTCGATTTTTATTTTAGGCGTTACAATTAGCGGAATCATACTTGTAACAAAGCAAGTTGGTGTAGCCGTGTTGGCTACTTTTACTGTTAGTGTTTGTGTGCTACTAGTAAAAGGATTTGGTAGCGAACTCGACAATGCATTTCCAGCAGCGTCTTGATAAGACACAGTGACATCAGTTTGACTGCCAATAAGTGTGCTCTCAAATGTACTAGTATCAAAAACAGCAGTTTCTTTTAATGTTGTAGCATCTGTTCCTGTAGCACACAAAGTCGTTAATTGAGCAGAAATAGGGTAGACCTTTGGTTCGATTTTTAAAATTTCATAGGGTAACGATAAGACTGTGCCGTTTAATAGTAGATCCAATCTGAATTTTTCTACACCCGACTTGGTCACTACGCTCAACTCTGCTTTGGTTTGCCCTGGCATACTCTCATAACTATTTGTTGCAGTATTTAATTGGTACCATTGCAGTCCACTTGTGGCAGCAAATTCAAAAATAGGGTACGAGTCTCTGTCGGTAGAACTGTTTGGAGCATCATTCCATTTTATACCTCGGTTTTGAAATTCAAACTGTCCGTAATCTTCATCGTTAATATAGCCGCCATCATCATATAATACATAGTTTGTACCTGCAAGCTGGTGGTAATCGTTAGGCTCATTGGTGCTCCAGTTGCTGTACGTAAGCGGTCGACCATCTATCCAGTACCAACCTTTTTGGTTTACTGAATCGTCAAAGTCACTAGCATCTTTATATTGTTTTAATCCCAACCAAAAAGCTATTCCATCATTTACAGTGCCGCTCGCTAGTCTGGTAGCAACTAGTCCATCATAGACTGTAGTTTCTTCTGTAGTACTATTGATCATGTACATCGAAGCTCCAGGAATGGCATTGATAAGGTTGTTTGCATCTTCCCAAGGCATTGTTTGCTGTTTTACATAATAGGTAGATTGATCATATTGAGCTACTTTGGTTAAGCCAAGACCTGCTCCATTGGTGTTTTCAACTTCAAATTGTTCGTTAGAGAGGATTCCAGTTGCGGTGATCTTTACTGTTTCGCCATTGCAAATATTGGTAGTTTTATCTGCGGTTAAAGTTGGATTGATTTCGTAGACAATCGTTTCAAGACGCTTACCGATGGCTGCTTTTGGTGATGTTTCAAGATAATAAATGGTACCACTCACTAATGGAGTGGTAGTTAGCAAAGCAGTACCTCCTGTGAGTGCATCAAACCAGGTATATGTAGCTCCCGTAGGAAGATCAATTACTCGTAAATCAGCAATGGTATAGGTTTTTAAAGTAGAATTTAAAAATGTAAACGTAGGTTCAACTTTTACATTCTGCGAATGAACACTTAGAAAAGTGAAAATTAATAGTGTAGTAAAAAGATTTATTTTCGAATAAAATAGAAACATTTGAATGATGTTATTGTCTGGAATAATTAGTTTAAAAGTAAGCAATAAAATGCCGTAATTATCTTAAAGTAAAAAACAAAGTTTTATTATGTTTGATCCACTTATTTTTTGATGATTAGATTGAATTTAACTTAAAACACCTTCGTAATGTGATGATTATGATTGTATTTGGTAAAATTAATCAATAAAAACTAAGTTGTAGAGTGAAATGGGAACTATTTTTTTGGGGTAAAATAGGCTTTAAAGTGACGATTGAAGTTTTTTTATTCCTTTTAACGACTTTAATTTTCTGAAAGTTCATTAAGTAGTAGTTTTGGCTGAAATTAATAGAAACTAATACTGCCACGGTATGGGAAATATATTTGACCCGGTTTACAGACAAGGTTATATGGAAGGTTATACAAAGGGATTCGACCCCTTGTCTCAAGAATACGTTCACGAGCAAAACTGTACTGCTTTTTATACGGGATTTGAATGCGGGAGATCTGATTACGAGCGTTTAAACGGAAAAATAAAGGATGGTATTCCGTGTCGCATTGTGACTAAGAAAATATTAGACGAATTTCAATTGGCAGGAATGCTAGGTATGAGTATTGACTCAGATGATTTTACCACGTATCAATTGAATGTTATCGAAGAATGGTATAAAAGCGGAATAGAAAACTACAATGTGCAAGAAAGTTTATCACTTCTGGCATTGTTGGAAGAAGAAGGAATTCAGATGATGTAACATTATATTGTTCCTATAAAAAATCCCCTTAATGATCTAGAAGATTGTTAAGGGGATTTTTAGTTTTATTTTTTAGCTGCCGCGGCAACTGGAGGTACTTTTAATTCTATTTTCTGATTAAAAAGAGCGATCTCGGGTTTAGATAATCGCTTTTGAAGCCAGCTAGTCAGTTGTGTAGCACTTTGAGTATCCAAAGGTTTTTTACTGTTGTAAACGAGTACTGGTACGGTTTTTAAGCTATCTGTTTGTTCATTAAAACTGTGATTGGCTACCGCAATGTTCTCAACGGTTGGAAAAAGTATTTTAATTTCAGACAAAAGTTCCTTGTTGTTGTAACGATCAGCTGCCAACTGCTTTTGTAAATTTAGAATCGTAACATCTTTTTGGCTTAAAACCATATTGTTAGAATTAA encodes the following:
- the coaD gene encoding pantetheine-phosphate adenylyltransferase, which encodes MRKAIFPGSFDPITLGHEDIIKRAIPLFDEIIIAIGVNAEKKYMFSLDERKRFIEETFKNEPKISVITYEGLTIELCQKFNADFILRGLRNPADFEFEKAIAHTNRHLSKIETVFLLTAASTSYISSSIVRDVIRNKGEYQKLVPKAVVVAKK
- a CDS encoding DUF421 domain-containing protein, with amino-acid sequence MIEWKRILLNDLSPNFLIEVSFRTIVMFTILLLALKLTGKRGVKQLSVFEMVIIISLGSAAGDPMLYDDVGLLPAIAVIIVITIYYKIIIWLTAKSPKFEQFVEGKTQCIIDEGEFSIHRFKKENLAQDEFFLELRLKSIEHLGQIKNAYIETNGEISTFYYADEDVKYGLPILPQIFSQKSEVIPKNGTYACSFCGNIQELTVAGGTCDNCLKKEWVPAIKTIRRS
- a CDS encoding D-alanine--D-alanine ligase; translation: MKNIAIIMGGYSSEYKISLISGNVVYQNLDYKKYNPFCVHIFKDKWVYVDADDREYPIDKNDFSSTVDGKKITFDCVFNAIHGTPGEDGLMQAYFELIGMPQTACDYYQAALTFNKRDLLSVLKPYGIQTAISYYLNLGDEINIDEIISKVGLPCFVKPNKAGSSFGISKVHALEDLPTAIETAYKEDNEIIIESFLDGTEVSVGVINYKGKVTVLPMTEIVSENDFFDYEAKYLGKSQEITPARISDELTEKVGAIAKRAYEVLKMKGFSRSEFIIVNDEPFMLEMNTIPGMTNESLLPQQAAAAGISLQDLFGNAIEIALQ
- a CDS encoding PASTA domain-containing protein, with the protein product MSLRKYLVSRVFFVQAFLAVLTIAVLGYLLMHWLTFTTDHGNEITVPNLSKLTEEQVEEKLDELDLAYVVLDSVDFRSDFPKYSVVQQDPLPGAKVKVGRKVYIKINSSGFSSVKIPDLIEKTYREAVPTLRALGLEEGTVTYIPNLGKDMVLEMRCKGRNISPGDKVLKGSKIDLVLGDGKASYEESIPTDTIASPTDEMPNEQ
- a CDS encoding RluA family pseudouridine synthase encodes the protein MNNNTESVDLEEELFEHFRFEVPKGQTILRVDKYLMGLIQNATRNKIQNAATEGNIFANDIPVKSNYKVKPFDVITVMLTHPPFENHVLPENIPLNIVYEDAALLLVNKEPGLVVHPGHGNYTGTLVNALAYHFENLPMNSSERPGLVHRIDKDTSGLLVIAKTEAAMTHLAKQFEAKTTEREYVALVWGNIDEEGGTIEGNLARHLKDRMQMAVFADPEVGKPAITHYKVLERFGYVTLVSCVLETGRTHQIRAHMKHIGHPIFNDERYGGHLILKGTTFTKYKQFIDNCFKVLPRQALHAKTLGFVHPTTKENMRFDTELPQDFQDCIDKWRGYSKSHTIEDEE
- a CDS encoding T9SS type B sorting domain-containing protein; its protein translation is MFLFYSKINLFTTLLIFTFLSVHSQNVKVEPTFTFLNSTLKTYTIADLRVIDLPTGATYTWFDALTGGTALLTTTPLVSGTIYYLETSPKAAIGKRLETIVYEINPTLTADKTTNICNGETVKITATGILSNEQFEVENTNGAGLGLTKVAQYDQSTYYVKQQTMPWEDANNLINAIPGASMYMINSTTEETTVYDGLVATRLASGTVNDGIAFWLGLKQYKDASDFDDSVNQKGWYWIDGRPLTYSNWSTNEPNDYHQLAGTNYVLYDDGGYINDEDYGQFEFQNRGIKWNDAPNSSTDRDSYPIFEFAATSGLQWYQLNTATNSYESMPGQTKAELSVVTKSGVEKFRLDLLLNGTVLSLPYEILKIEPKVYPISAQLTTLCATGTDATTLKETAVFDTSTFESTLIGSQTDVTVSYQDAAGNALSSSLPNPFTSSTQTLTVKVANTATPTCFVTSMIPLIVTPKIKIESIIIKDLSEPNSISIKLQNESPQNLFSINGSQGPFQDSGSFSSVPAGQYEVFVKDSNDCGFDSQIIYVLGAPQFFTPNGDGFNDYWNIQGVDPSINANIQITIYDRYGKYLKRLNPLDQGWDGLYLKRPLPATDYWYTVQLPDGRISKGHFSLKR